A portion of the Oncorhynchus nerka isolate Pitt River linkage group LG27, Oner_Uvic_2.0, whole genome shotgun sequence genome contains these proteins:
- the LOC135565202 gene encoding fatty acid binding protein 1-B.1-like, translating into MSFSGKYQMESHDNFESFMEAVGLPDELIQESKDLMSISEIEETGDHFKVTVTTGTKILTNSFTIGQETELESPTGGKVNSVVMREGNKLTAILNGIEYVTELTDANTLVNTMTLSGMSYKRTSKRM; encoded by the exons ATGTCTTTCTCAGGGAAATACCAGATGGAGTCACATGACAACTTTGAGTCTTTCATGGAGGCTGTTG GTCTCCCTGATGAGCTTATCCAGGAGAGCAAAGACCTCATGAGCATCTCTGAGATTGAGGAGACTGGAGACCACTTCAAGGTGACTGTCACCACGGGGACAAAGATCCTCACCAACTCCTTCACCATTGGCCAGGAGACGGAGCTCGAGTCGCCGACCGGGGGGAAGGTCAAT TCTGTGGTGATGAGGGAAGGTAACAAGCTGACGGCCATCCTGAATGGGATCGAATATGTCACAGAACTTACAGACGCAAACACCCTCGTCAAC ACCATGACTCTGTCTGGCATGTCATACAAGAGGACCAGCAAACGAATGTGA
- the LOC115111068 gene encoding isotocin-neurophysin IT 2, with protein MTGAAVSVCLLYVLSVCSACYISNCPIGGKRSIMDAPQRKCMSCGPGEQGRCFGPSICCGEDVGCWMGSPETAHCMEENYLPTPCQVGGRPCGSDTARCASPGVCCDSEGCSADQSCFAEEEGDNQIGQSEGSNSADVILRLLHLADHTPPHRVHQ; from the exons ATGACTGGAGCCGCCGTGTCCGTGTGTCTACTTtacgtcctgtctgtctgttcagccTGCTACATCTCCAACTGTCCCATCGGGGGCAAGAGGTCCATAATGGACGCTCCACAGCGCAAG tgcatgtcttgtgggccagGGGAGCAGGGCCGCTGCTTTGGCCCCAGTATCTGCTGTGGGGAGGATGTGGGCTGCTGGATGGGCTCCCCGGAGACGGCACACTGCATGGAGGAGAACTACCTGCCCACCCCCTGCCAGGTGGGAGGGAGACCCTGTGGATCTGATACAGCACGCTGCGCCTCACCGGGAGTCTGCTGTGACTCAG AGGGCTGCAGTGCGGATCAATCTTGTTTCGCTGAGGAGGAAGGCGACAATCAAATCGGCCAATCAGAGGGCAGCAACTCTGCAGACGTCATCCTCAGGCTCCTGCACTTGGCTGACCACACACCTCCTCATAGAGTCCACCAATGA